The genomic window CGCACCGTCTGGATCAGAGCGAGGCAGGCGAGCGCCTCGGCGTTCTGCAGCGCCAGCGCGCCGGCGATGGTGGTCGGCGCCATGGCGCCCAGGAGCGTGAAGGGCGTGACGATGATCGCCTGGCCGGCTTCGACCAGGACCAGCATGCCGTCGGTCAAGGGCTCGTCGAGCTGGCGCGGCGAGTTGGTGTTGATGTTGCCCGTCAGGATGACCTGATCGCCGCCGGGCAGGTCCTCAACGTCGATGCCATGGACGATGGCCGCCATGGTGAGGGCGTCCCGAGCCCGGGCCGCGCCCAGAAGCGAGGCGCCGTGGACCTTGTCTGTCAGAGTCGCCGCGGCGTAGGAGCGGTCCAGGTGCCGGGTCTCCACCGGCAGGTCGAGGGGCTCGAAGGAGCCGCCACCGCCGATATGCAGGATGTCCAGCATCTGGATCAGGCGAATGAAGTCGCTGAGCTCGGCCATGGTGCCGGCCCGCCGGCCGCGGTCCAGGTCCGAGGTGAAGGAGGGGCCGCCGACCGGCGCGAAGTTGATGTTGTTGCCGCCGATGGTGAGAGACTTTTCGGGATTGCGCGCCTTGTAAGTGTAGCTCGGGCGCGACGTCCTCAGCGCCTCCTCGATGAAGCCCGCTTCGAAATGAACCATGCCTTCGCCATGATCGACGCTGTTCCCTGCCTGCGCGAGGATGTCCCGGGCACGCCGCGAGTGGATCATCATGCCGTGGACCCGGAGGATCTTCAGCGAGGCCTCGTGGATCGCCTCGACCTGGTCCGCCGAGAGCGGCTCGATCGGCGCATAGGGGTTGACCGTGCGCTTGAAGGGCCGGAGCGTGACCTTGGCCTGCTCCGCCGCCCGCTCCGCACGGTTGCGCCGTCTCGCCCTCGCTGTGCCCGCCTTGCCCGGCCGTGGCATGACCTCTCCGGTCCGCTTGATTCGATGGAATGGATCGCGTCGAGTTTGCGATACAGAATCTTCGGCGGCAGCCTAGAGTGATGCCGCTTGAGAAGGCAAGGAGCAGGAGCGCCATCGCGATGGCCCGGGACCCGCGCTACGACATCCTCTTCGAGCCGGTGAAGATCGGCCCGGTGACGGCGCGCAACCGCTTCTACCAGGTGCCCCACGCCAGCAGCACGGGCAACGACTGGCCGCATATCCGGGCCGGTCTCCGTGGCATCCGGGCCGAGGGCGGCTGGGCCGTGGTCTGCACCGGCTACTGCTCGATCCATCCGTCGGCCGACGACCTGCCGCGGCGCTATGCCCGACTGTGGGACGAGGACGACGTGCGCAACCTCGCGGTCATGACCGAGGCCGTGCACGAGCACGGCGCGCTCGCCGGGGTCGAGCTGTTCTACGGCATGTCGACCACCAACAACCGCCTGACGAGGGAGATGCCGCAATCGCCCTCGGGTCTGCAGTACCTGTCGGGCACGGGCGGCGGACAGTTCCCGCTGCAAACGCGGGCCATGGACAAGGAGGACATCAGGACCCTCAGGCGCTGGCAGGTCGACGCG from Kiloniellales bacterium includes these protein-coding regions:
- a CDS encoding trimethylamine methyltransferase family protein; protein product: MPRPGKAGTARARRRNRAERAAEQAKVTLRPFKRTVNPYAPIEPLSADQVEAIHEASLKILRVHGMMIHSRRARDILAQAGNSVDHGEGMVHFEAGFIEEALRTSRPSYTYKARNPEKSLTIGGNNINFAPVGGPSFTSDLDRGRRAGTMAELSDFIRLIQMLDILHIGGGGSFEPLDLPVETRHLDRSYAAATLTDKVHGASLLGAARARDALTMAAIVHGIDVEDLPGGDQVILTGNINTNSPRQLDEPLTDGMLVLVEAGQAIIVTPFTLLGAMAPTTIAGALALQNAEALACLALIQTVRPGAPMVYGGFTSNVDMKTGAPAFGTPEYVKATLAGGQMARRYNLPYRSSSTNASNAVDAQAAYESEMSIWAAVMGHTNIVNHAAGWLEGGLVGSFEKLIVDAEILQMMAEWLEPLRVDADQLAFEAIGEVPPGGHFFGAAHTLERYESAFYPPLVSDWRNFETWQEDGARTAAERANGIWKQMLKDYEQPPLDPATDAALRAFMAKRKEEIARDGL